The Psychroflexus sp. ALD_RP9 region ATAATTTTTAAGGCTTAAACGATTTAAGTTACCCCAATAATTTTTATAATATCTTTCTACAATCCTATCTTCTATCCTCTCTAAACCCGCCTTACGATCATACTGAGTGCCATATGAGTTAATTTTAATTTCAGCATACATATCAAGACCATCAAAACTTATTTTTGCTGTCGAGTTTTGAAGGTTATAGTCATTTAAATATGCTGGCGTTTGTACAATTTGCCCACCGGTTTCGCTAATCGCTAAAACTTTACGATTATCTGTAAAAGTGCCTAAAAAATTGAAGGGTTTAGTTTGGCTGGTACATTCTAACCAATAATCTTCATCTTGATCTTCTACTTGCAAAATGACGTGATTACCTTGCATCGAGAAAAAATCAGGATCAATATCTCGTTGGTTCGATCCTGAATAAACTACACAGTAGTTAGATTCTATACCAACGCTTTTAAGCAAAGCCATTGTATAGTTAGTCAAAGCTTTACAGTCGCCATATTTTTTATCAAAAACATCTTCGGCTGGCATTGGTCTCCAACCGCCAATTCCAAGTTGAACGCTTATGTACCGACTATTATCTTGCATAAAGTTATAAATTAATTTTGCCTTTTCTTTGGTGGTAGTCGCATCTGCAACAAGATTTTTTATTTGTGTTTCTAGCTGTTTGGGAAGTTGGTCATAGCCTTTTAAAAAATTATTGTATTGCCAAATACCAAACTCTTTCCAATTTGTTGCTTCTCCTCTAACACCTTCTAGATTAAACTCATTTAAGCCAAACTTTACTGAAGGAACAAACGACTGAAATGAAGGACTATATTCTTCACTTTCGATAGCAGGCATATCAGTAGCTACAAAATGAAAGTCTGAGATTTGCTGTATAGAAAAACGCTCGAAGTTCTGAGTTTGATAACGCAACTTGATAGGTGTTTTATTTTCAATTTTATAGGTTGATTTTTCTACTGATTGAAAATAACGATCTAAGGGAAAAAATGGCCTTATGAAAGCTGTATTTTCAGTTTCAAGCTTATATTCAAATTTTACCGTTACCGGGTAACTCTTAGGCTTATAATCAAGGTAATACACGCGATTATCTGAATATAATGTACCGTTAGAAACAGCACTTTGATCTTTAAAATCACGTTTTTTATAATGTTCAACTTCTTCACCTACAAGATTATAAACATAAAAATCAAGGTCTTTAATTTTAGTAGCATCATCATAATGAACATAAGCACCAACTTGTTTTAAGCCTGAGTTATTAAAGACCGTAATTATACGAGATAATTTAATGGTCATTTTATCAACGGCCTCTACTGTAACTTCAGTTTTTTCGTTTCTTATTACAGAATTAGCAGATTTTTTTAAAGTGTCTTTAACTGTTAATGCAGAATATATTTCTTGAGTTTGAGCTATTGCAATAGATGAATAAAGTAGGATAAAGCACAACAGATTGATTAACTTCATAATGTAGATTTTTTTCAAAAATATACATTTAGATTTTATTAACAAATAAAACTCAAAGTTAATCTATATCAACTATAATATTTATAGGCCCATCATTTTCTGAGATAACTTTCATGTCTGCGCCAAAGCAACCTGAAGCAATTTTATGCTCATATTCTGTATCTAATTTTTTAACAAAATAATCATATAGTAATTTTGCTTGCTCTGGTTTTGCCGCTAACATAAAATTAGGCCGATTCCCTTTCTTGGTAGAAGCATACAAGGTAAATTGACTAATCACTAAAATTTCACCTTCAACTGATGAAATATTGGCATTAATGGGTTTAGATTCTGATGGGAATAGTCTAATTTTTAAAATTTTATCTATCAGTTTATCAGCTGTAAATGAAGTATCGGTATGAGTAATTCCTAAATAAATTAAATAACCGTTTTGAATTTCACCTACCGTATTTTCGTCTACAATTACTTGAGCTGAATTTACTCTCTGAATAATGGCTCGCATATTATTTTAAATGTTGAAATTGATCCTGACGGTAATTATCGTCTTTAGATTCTAATATTTGCAAATAACTTTGGTATCGCGTAAATTCTATTTTGTCTTCATCTAAGGCTTTTTTAACAGCGCATTTTGGCTCGTCGACGTGTAAACAATTGTTGAATTTACAATCTTGTTTTAACTTAAAAAATTCAGGAAAGTAATTGCTTAACTCGTATTTATCGATATCGACAACACCAAAACCTCTTATTCCTGGTGTGTCTATTATTCTTGAACCAAAATTTAAATCATACATTTCAGCAAAGGTTGTGGTATGTTGCCCTTGTAAATGTTGTTCTGAAATTTCTTTAGTTTTTAAATTCAATCCTGGTTGTAGACTATTGATTAAAGTTGACTTTCCCGTACCACTATGACCAGAAACTAGGCAAGTTTTATCTTTCATTAAAGCTTCAACTTGATCTAAATTTTTACCTGTCAGTGCAGAAATACCAATGCAATGATAACCGATAGAACGATAAACTTCAGCGAGGTATTTCATCTCTCCAAATTCATTCTCCGTTAAAGTGTCAACTTTATTAAATAATAATATTACTGGTATATGATAGGCTTCAGCAGTGACTAAAAATCGGTCTATAAATGTTGTAGATGTTGCGGGATTATTGAAGGTTATCAACAAAAAAGCAACATCTATATTCGAAGCAATAATATGTGTTTGTTTAGAAAGATTAACGGATTTACGAATAATATGGTTTTTCCGTTCATTGATTTTGGTAATCACAGCTGTTTGCTCATCGCTGCTTTCATCAAACTCATAATCAACCAAATCACCTACAGCAACAGGATTGGTACTTTTTAAACCTTTAATTCTAAATTTCCCTTTTAGTCGTGCTTTTATAAATTGTCCGGTTTCAGTTTTTAAATGATACCAACTACCAGTCGATTTATAAACACGTGCTGTCATAGGCTATTGACTTATAATTTTATGTTGATGTTGAATAGATTCTTGGTGAATGGCTTTTAAAAAACGAATTACAAATTCTTTTGATAAATCATTTTCATCAGCATTAGCAATTAAGCGTTGTAAGATAGCATTCCACCGTTCTGGCTGAAGTATAGCCACATTATTTTCTTTTTTAAGGTAACCAATAGAATCAGCCACTTTCATGCGTTTACCTAAAGCTTCTAAAATTTGATCGTCGATTAAGTCAATTTTTGATCTCAATTGCTTAATGTCTGTATTAAATTTATCTTCGCCTTCTCTATTTCTGATTTTTAAATCAATCGTCATCTGGTCTAAAAAAGCTGGCGTAATTTGCTGTGCAGCATCGCTCCAAGCTTTATCTGGTGCATGGTGAGTTTCAACCATTAAACCATCATAATTTAAATCAAGAGCTGTTTGGCAAATATCAAAAACCAAATCACGATCGCCTGCAATATGCGATGGATCAACAATTAAAGGCAAATCGGGAAAGCGACTTTGCAAGTCAACAGCTATTTGCCATTCTGGATTATTACGATATTTTATTTTTTCGTAAGTAGAAAACCCACGATGTATCACACCCAGGTTTTTAATATCAGCTGTATAAAATCGTTCAACTGCGCCAAGCCATAAAGCTAAATCTGGATTAACTGGATTTTTAATTAATACAATT contains the following coding sequences:
- a CDS encoding DUF3857 domain-containing protein — its product is MKLINLLCFILLYSSIAIAQTQEIYSALTVKDTLKKSANSVIRNEKTEVTVEAVDKMTIKLSRIITVFNNSGLKQVGAYVHYDDATKIKDLDFYVYNLVGEEVEHYKKRDFKDQSAVSNGTLYSDNRVYYLDYKPKSYPVTVKFEYKLETENTAFIRPFFPLDRYFQSVEKSTYKIENKTPIKLRYQTQNFERFSIQQISDFHFVATDMPAIESEEYSPSFQSFVPSVKFGLNEFNLEGVRGEATNWKEFGIWQYNNFLKGYDQLPKQLETQIKNLVADATTTKEKAKLIYNFMQDNSRYISVQLGIGGWRPMPAEDVFDKKYGDCKALTNYTMALLKSVGIESNYCVVYSGSNQRDIDPDFFSMQGNHVILQVEDQDEDYWLECTSQTKPFNFLGTFTDNRKVLAISETGGQIVQTPAYLNDYNLQNSTAKISFDGLDMYAEIKINSYGTQYDRKAGLERIEDRIVERYYKNYWGNLNRLSLKNYNFINNKDKVIFTEDVKLKATKYLKKFGNDVILEVNPFNQKSFSARDYENRSNPFEIERGYKDVDEYVYDLGNYKVSDLPDHISIKTKFGKYELKLQLTDNNTLIVNRNVEINKNKFEKTDYKEFQEFLDDISRSDQTKIILN
- the dtd gene encoding D-aminoacyl-tRNA deacylase — its product is MRAIIQRVNSAQVIVDENTVGEIQNGYLIYLGITHTDTSFTADKLIDKILKIRLFPSESKPINANISSVEGEILVISQFTLYASTKKGNRPNFMLAAKPEQAKLLYDYFVKKLDTEYEHKIASGCFGADMKVISENDGPINIIVDID
- the rsgA gene encoding ribosome small subunit-dependent GTPase A, whose product is MTARVYKSTGSWYHLKTETGQFIKARLKGKFRIKGLKSTNPVAVGDLVDYEFDESSDEQTAVITKINERKNHIIRKSVNLSKQTHIIASNIDVAFLLITFNNPATSTTFIDRFLVTAEAYHIPVILLFNKVDTLTENEFGEMKYLAEVYRSIGYHCIGISALTGKNLDQVEALMKDKTCLVSGHSGTGKSTLINSLQPGLNLKTKEISEQHLQGQHTTTFAEMYDLNFGSRIIDTPGIRGFGVVDIDKYELSNYFPEFFKLKQDCKFNNCLHVDEPKCAVKKALDEDKIEFTRYQSYLQILESKDDNYRQDQFQHLK
- a CDS encoding bifunctional 3-deoxy-7-phosphoheptulonate synthase/chorismate mutase type II, encoding MKNDKQLKNWLHNFNLNHPLVIAGPCSAETEEQVLTIAHQLKDTDTSVMRAGIWKPRTRPGNFEGVGAIGLEWLKRAKEETGLKIATEVANKTHVELALKADVDVLWIGARSTVSPFIVQEIADALKGTDKIVLIKNPVNPDLALWLGAVERFYTADIKNLGVIHRGFSTYEKIKYRNNPEWQIAVDLQSRFPDLPLIVDPSHIAGDRDLVFDICQTALDLNYDGLMVETHHAPDKAWSDAAQQITPAFLDQMTIDLKIRNREGEDKFNTDIKQLRSKIDLIDDQILEALGKRMKVADSIGYLKKENNVAILQPERWNAILQRLIANADENDLSKEFVIRFLKAIHQESIQHQHKIISQ